A region of [Bacteroides] pectinophilus DNA encodes the following proteins:
- a CDS encoding sensor histidine kinase: MSGKQYLKNQLPVILINLLGMLALALFLIASDNPIQTVLFILAVWSIVLVLSLLAFYFSRKKYLNKLLGMAEQLDERYLLPEIMKVPERADEQVFYQIMKMAEKSMLERIGEVQRERREYKEYIEQWIHEVKTPITAMKLLCENNRSPFSREVLAELENINQYTEQALYYAISEHTEKDYSVREVNLCDVVHSAIADNKYLLRQSNISIQIDDIETKVYTDEKWVRFILNQIIGNAIKYHAEQPILHFGATKTNDKIVLSISDNGIGIPKSDLPRIFEKGFTGQNGRTGKNSTGIGLYLCKRLCDKLGIGLTAYSENRGTTISLIFQMNDFIIGVQG; the protein is encoded by the coding sequence ATGAGTGGAAAACAATATTTGAAAAATCAACTCCCCGTTATTTTAATCAATTTGCTGGGTATGCTTGCCCTTGCTTTGTTCCTGATTGCAAGCGATAATCCTATCCAAACAGTCCTGTTTATTCTTGCAGTCTGGTCGATTGTCCTTGTTTTATCTTTGCTGGCATTTTATTTCTCACGAAAAAAGTATCTGAATAAGTTGCTTGGTATGGCGGAGCAATTAGACGAACGATATTTACTTCCAGAAATCATGAAAGTGCCGGAAAGGGCTGATGAACAGGTTTTTTACCAGATTATGAAAATGGCTGAAAAATCTATGTTGGAACGGATTGGCGAAGTACAGAGGGAACGCAGGGAATATAAAGAATACATTGAACAATGGATACACGAAGTAAAAACACCAATTACAGCCATGAAGCTGCTGTGTGAGAATAACCGTTCTCCCTTTTCCAGAGAGGTATTGGCAGAGTTAGAGAATATCAATCAATATACAGAACAGGCGCTTTACTATGCCATAAGTGAACACACTGAAAAAGACTATTCTGTCCGTGAAGTCAATTTATGCGATGTTGTGCATAGTGCAATCGCAGATAATAAGTATCTTTTGCGTCAAAGCAATATATCAATTCAGATAGACGATATAGAAACAAAAGTTTACACCGATGAAAAATGGGTGCGGTTCATCTTAAATCAGATTATCGGTAATGCAATCAAATACCATGCAGAGCAGCCTATTTTGCACTTTGGGGCAACAAAAACGAATGACAAGATTGTGCTATCTATCAGCGATAATGGGATAGGTATTCCTAAAAGTGATTTACCCCGTATTTTTGAAAAAGGATTTACAGGTCAGAATGGGCGAACCGGGAAAAATTCTACTGGAATTGGCTTATATCTTTGCAAGCGTCTATGTGATAAACTGGGAATAGGGCTTACTGCTTATTCCGAAAACAGAGGAACAACGATTTCACTTATCTTTCAAATGAATGATTTTATTATCGGAGTGCAGGGCTGA
- a CDS encoding MobA/MobL family protein has translation MPRNSFIQMTKLHNVRGRIYYISSPKKQENLYAVYETTDRNFWTDLAKYNQAEFKKNGTERKCIEARELIIALPESFTEYPPDRLLQIFTDHFRQTYGTDCIAALHHNKRKTNYHIHLIFSERTLLEQPIEKVATRNMFYDEKGNHVRTKKEILDEEGNIRKRCKVIHKGEVYERQIFSIKDKHFKAENFLDTVKQDYTNLINQYVWDKSQRLEVFERGGMYLATKKIGKNNPKATEIEADNSKRTLWNQTVDRAIVTGVSKSEIMQIKKERITDKIVESVWLYGNRPNLLSSIIGTAIAVLELLISKVFLKTLELADKVISKELEARPENTDFKEQKAVPEESRQQTDTPKPAIPPRPQPSPEAVSYKHLCEIYQKLQEQNKAIFALEKQRSDLEIELSDSKGIFKAKRRSELSTEIAGLEERISRMKARLSHIVKEYGYQNAEAFYKAFHKSETAYGDYQDSLKNWKQRYGEKPQSLHDRLISKKQDIKERELTRPYSPPNRGRSR, from the coding sequence GCTCCACAATGTCCGGGGAAGAATTTATTATATTTCAAGCCCAAAGAAGCAGGAAAATCTGTATGCGGTATATGAAACCACAGACCGTAATTTTTGGACTGACCTTGCAAAATATAATCAGGCAGAATTTAAAAAAAACGGTACGGAGAGGAAATGTATTGAGGCAAGGGAATTGATCATAGCCCTGCCGGAATCTTTTACGGAGTATCCTCCAGACAGACTGTTGCAGATATTTACAGACCATTTCAGACAGACTTACGGAACGGACTGTATCGCAGCCCTGCATCACAATAAGCGGAAAACCAACTATCACATCCATCTCATTTTTTCGGAGCGTACACTCTTGGAACAGCCCATAGAAAAGGTTGCCACCCGCAATATGTTCTATGACGAAAAGGGAAATCATGTACGCACCAAGAAAGAGATACTTGATGAAGAAGGAAATATCCGTAAAAGGTGTAAGGTGATTCACAAAGGTGAGGTATACGAAAGACAGATTTTCTCCATTAAGGATAAACACTTCAAGGCTGAAAATTTCCTTGATACCGTCAAGCAGGATTATACCAATCTTATCAATCAGTATGTGTGGGATAAAAGCCAGCGGTTAGAAGTTTTTGAGCGTGGCGGTATGTATCTTGCCACCAAAAAGATTGGTAAGAACAATCCGAAAGCCACCGAGATTGAGGCAGACAACAGTAAACGCACCTTGTGGAATCAGACTGTTGACAGAGCGATTGTAACGGGTGTTTCCAAGTCAGAAATCATGCAGATAAAAAAGGAACGGATAACGGACAAGATTGTGGAATCCGTATGGCTTTACGGAAACAGACCGAATCTGTTATCTTCCATTATCGGTACTGCCATTGCAGTATTAGAACTGTTAATCTCCAAAGTATTTCTCAAAACTCTGGAGCTTGCAGATAAAGTAATTTCCAAAGAGCTTGAAGCAAGACCGGAGAACACAGATTTCAAAGAGCAGAAAGCTGTACCAGAAGAAAGCAGACAGCAGACAGATACACCAAAGCCTGCCATACCGCCAAGACCACAGCCATCACCGGAAGCAGTTTCTTACAAGCACTTATGCGAAATTTATCAAAAGCTGCAAGAACAGAATAAAGCAATTTTTGCACTCGAGAAACAGCGAAGTGACCTTGAAATTGAACTGTCCGACAGCAAAGGTATCTTCAAAGCAAAAAGGCGTTCCGAACTTTCAACAGAGATAGCCGGATTGGAGGAACGTATTTCCCGAATGAAAGCCCGATTATCCCATATCGTAAAGGAATACGGGTATCAGAATGCGGAAGCCTTCTACAAAGCATTTCATAAGTCAGAGACAGCTTATGGGGATTATCAGGACAGCCTTAAGAATTGGAAACAACGGTATGGAGAAAAGCCACAGTCTCTACACGATAGGCTTATATCTAAGAAACAGGACATAAAGGAGCGAGAGTTAACAAGACCATATTCTCCACCAAACCGTGGAAGGAGTAGATAA
- a CDS encoding DUF6061 family protein, with amino-acid sequence MRLIYARYNPQCNSIDVTTFENVVLRIDCNKAEEGLRTTPGSQCSLNALAIDNPLEYARLYLDGEMQVWVDAEDRLDTW; translated from the coding sequence ATGAGATTGATTTATGCAAGATATAATCCGCAATGTAATAGCATAGATGTAACCACGTTTGAAAATGTAGTGCTTAGAATTGATTGCAATAAGGCAGAGGAAGGATTGAGAACTACTCCCGGCTCCCAGTGTTCGTTGAATGCTTTGGCTATTGATAATCCATTAGAATATGCAAGATTATACTTGGATGGAGAAATGCAAGTATGGGTTGATGCAGAGGATCGTTTAGATACGTGGTGA
- a CDS encoding autorepressor SdpR family transcription factor: MGETNIFKVLADSQRRDILIMLRNERLNAGEIAEKLQITPAALSYHLKLLKNADLISEYKEKNFVYYEINTTVFDELIIWVNQFGGKKV, encoded by the coding sequence ATGGGAGAAACTAACATTTTTAAAGTATTGGCAGATAGCCAGCGAAGAGACATTCTTATTATGTTGAGAAATGAACGATTAAATGCCGGAGAGATTGCTGAAAAATTACAGATTACACCGGCTGCTCTTTCTTATCATTTAAAATTACTTAAAAACGCAGACTTGATATCTGAATATAAAGAGAAAAACTTTGTTTATTATGAAATCAACACTACGGTTTTCGATGAATTAATTATATGGGTTAACCAGTTTGGAGGAAAAAAAGTATGA
- a CDS encoding response regulator transcription factor — protein sequence MKEKILIIEDDFTIQTQLKTLLSGNGYEVFAVTDFSRTIEQLKEAAPHLVILDIKLPGNNGFEICSQIRTFSDIPIVFVTSSNTDMDELNSIMLGGDAFITKPYNPAILLAKIAALLKKAYRSPQTEIYMWKEATLHLESSMIEYKGQKAELTKNELKILYYLFKNAGKICSRNDIVDFLWDNQLYVDDNALSVNITRIRDKLAAIGLVDFIKTKHRQGYTL from the coding sequence ATGAAGGAAAAAATACTAATCATTGAAGATGATTTTACGATACAAACACAGCTTAAAACTCTTTTGTCTGGGAATGGATATGAAGTATTTGCAGTTACGGATTTTTCCCGAACAATAGAGCAGTTAAAAGAAGCTGCGCCACATCTGGTTATTCTGGATATAAAACTTCCGGGTAATAACGGTTTTGAAATATGCTCTCAAATTCGCACCTTTTCAGATATTCCGATTGTATTTGTAACAAGCAGCAATACAGATATGGACGAACTGAACAGCATTATGCTGGGTGGAGATGCGTTTATCACAAAGCCTTATAATCCCGCTATTCTTCTTGCTAAAATTGCTGCATTGTTAAAGAAAGCCTACCGTTCCCCTCAAACAGAAATTTATATGTGGAAAGAAGCTACCCTGCATTTGGAGAGTAGCATGATAGAGTACAAAGGACAGAAAGCAGAATTGACAAAGAATGAATTGAAAATCCTCTACTACCTTTTTAAGAACGCCGGAAAAATCTGTTCCAGAAATGATATTGTGGATTTTCTTTGGGACAATCAGCTTTATGTTGATGATAACGCCCTAAGTGTCAATATTACCCGTATTCGCGACAAACTGGCAGCAATCGGACTTGTAGATTTCATTAAAACAAAACACAGGCAAGGATATACATTATGA
- a CDS encoding SdpI family protein — MKKIMWIVAMIPVVVTSVVLQFMPDIIPMHHDLEGNTDRWGSKTESFIFPVIILFITLFWHLLIYVFEKKSKNANTEKEQMEAKSSAKVLCVVGISQAIMFGIMHYFILYSSWIQANAGGEHAVIDIAKVSCILCGIIFIVLGNFMTKAKRNAVVGVRTVWSMHNDNTWRKSNRFGAICIIITGLLTIITTVFTSGMTGTIFMLIYLLLATIVTVVYSKKIYDKEIKK; from the coding sequence ATGAAAAAAATAATGTGGATAGTAGCAATGATACCAGTTGTAGTTACAAGTGTTGTACTACAGTTTATGCCTGATATTATACCTATGCATCATGACTTGGAGGGAAACACTGACAGATGGGGAAGTAAAACAGAAAGCTTTATTTTTCCGGTAATTATTTTGTTTATTACACTGTTTTGGCACTTGCTAATCTATGTGTTTGAGAAAAAATCAAAAAATGCAAATACAGAAAAGGAACAGATGGAAGCAAAATCTTCTGCAAAGGTATTATGTGTTGTAGGAATTTCGCAAGCAATCATGTTCGGGATTATGCATTATTTTATTCTTTATTCTTCTTGGATACAGGCAAATGCAGGTGGTGAACATGCGGTTATTGACATTGCAAAAGTTTCATGTATTTTGTGTGGTATTATATTTATTGTATTAGGAAATTTTATGACAAAGGCAAAACGAAATGCAGTAGTGGGAGTTCGAACCGTTTGGAGTATGCACAATGATAATACATGGAGAAAGAGTAACCGCTTTGGTGCAATATGTATTATTATTACGGGGTTATTGACTATCATTACAACCGTATTTACAAGTGGGATGACTGGCACAATCTTTATGTTGATTTATTTATTATTAGCAACAATTGTAACTGTGGTATACTCAAAAAAGATATATGATAAGGAAATAAAAAAATAA